A region of Candidatus Nezhaarchaeota archaeon DNA encodes the following proteins:
- a CDS encoding (Fe-S)-binding protein, producing MSSELLETLKGLNFNLCIQCGTCSASCPVLMNARSPLNVRLLMIKVAYFFRKVPRVDLKQHNEVWDCTTCSNCSVRCPRNAGPLDVILGIRSILLEEGLVPKNIGKMLEAVYKYGNAWGVMGDRASWARDLNVRIAPEKVDGGMLYFVGCASSYDDRAKNIARAIAKVLNSLGERFFILGREEKCCGNEAYSAGERGLFEELVNMNLETFERYNVEKIITGCPHGFNIFKKKYGKVSFEPIHYTTYLANLIDSGKLKFSKRMEKIITYHDSCYLGKHNSIYDEPRKILESMPGVKFVEMSRSRKMSICCEGGGGRMWHDIGGSRLSELRVRDALESGAEIIATACPFCLATIEDSIKTLGLEDKLVAKDIMEIVLECGPYLG from the coding sequence GTGTCGTCAGAGCTCTTGGAGACACTTAAAGGACTGAATTTCAATTTATGCATACAGTGCGGTACATGCAGTGCATCCTGCCCCGTGCTCATGAATGCTAGGTCACCATTAAACGTCAGACTACTAATGATAAAAGTAGCTTACTTCTTTAGAAAGGTACCACGCGTAGACCTAAAGCAGCATAACGAGGTGTGGGACTGCACTACTTGCTCTAACTGTTCAGTAAGATGTCCACGTAACGCAGGTCCCCTAGACGTGATATTAGGGATTAGAAGCATACTGCTTGAGGAGGGACTAGTCCCTAAGAACATTGGGAAGATGCTAGAGGCTGTATATAAATATGGGAATGCGTGGGGAGTCATGGGTGATAGGGCTTCGTGGGCTCGAGATCTGAACGTAAGGATAGCACCAGAGAAAGTTGATGGCGGCATGCTGTACTTCGTGGGCTGTGCATCCTCTTATGATGATCGCGCCAAGAACATAGCCAGAGCGATAGCTAAAGTCTTAAACTCCTTGGGTGAGAGATTCTTCATTCTTGGTAGAGAGGAGAAGTGTTGCGGGAATGAAGCTTACTCAGCGGGGGAGAGGGGGCTTTTTGAAGAGCTCGTAAACATGAATCTTGAGACCTTTGAGCGCTATAACGTGGAGAAAATCATTACTGGATGTCCTCATGGGTTCAACATCTTTAAGAAGAAGTATGGAAAGGTTAGCTTTGAGCCAATACACTACACGACTTACTTGGCTAACTTAATAGATAGTGGGAAGCTTAAGTTCTCTAAAAGGATGGAGAAGATTATCACCTATCACGATTCTTGCTATCTCGGCAAGCATAATAGCATTTACGATGAGCCTAGAAAAATACTTGAAAGCATGCCTGGAGTTAAGTTCGTCGAGATGTCTAGGTCCAGGAAGATGAGCATATGCTGTGAGGGAGGTGGGGGGAGGATGTGGCATGACATCGGTGGTTCGCGTCTTTCAGAGCTACGCGTAAGGGACGCTCTAGAGTCTGGAGCTGAGATAATCGCAACAGCATGTCCATTCTGCCTCGCGACAATAGAAGATAGCATTAAGACTCTTGGTTTAGAGGATAAGCTAGTGGCCAAAGACATCATGGAGATAGTGCTTGAGTGCGGACCATACTTAGGCTGA
- a CDS encoding OFA family MFS transporter, whose amino-acid sequence MSSLSVKVSRWVFVIASLAIMLCLGAVYAYSVIRVHFEKIFEGYGLKVTATEMQLPLMVSLLLSVPTMPLIGKYVERHGPRRMALISAIMVGSSWLLASFANNPLTLILSYGVIGGIGGSIAYNCAIVVPARWFPDKRGLVVGLTVLGLGISAAIVGPLADYIAMCLGPQIMLRVLGIMFFAIMVISASSLRFPPSDWSPSKQDSLRLQKVVMSMDLSREEMIRTHTFYALWICFMIGSLSGLMAIGTSKQVGLEVATNIGMSEQEASPMLTALTALFATCNALGRPFFGWLTDKLTPKRVAMISFMLIFVASALMFMSQTSLQAYTLTFAILWFNLGGWLAIAPASTAFFFGIRDYARNYGLVFTAYGVGAFTGNLMAGCAKDLLGSYISVFPILAMLSILGVIVARCLNPPLKP is encoded by the coding sequence ATGTCCAGTCTAAGTGTTAAGGTTAGTAGGTGGGTTTTCGTCATAGCAAGTTTAGCCATAATGCTATGTCTTGGTGCTGTCTATGCATATAGCGTAATAAGGGTTCACTTCGAGAAGATTTTTGAGGGATATGGTCTTAAGGTGACTGCAACCGAGATGCAGCTCCCCCTCATGGTCTCCTTACTCTTGTCGGTGCCGACAATGCCACTCATAGGCAAATACGTTGAAAGGCATGGCCCAAGGAGGATGGCGCTCATAAGCGCGATTATGGTCGGTTCATCCTGGCTTTTAGCTTCGTTTGCAAACAATCCTCTCACACTCATACTTTCATATGGTGTAATTGGTGGCATTGGAGGTAGCATAGCTTACAATTGTGCAATAGTTGTCCCCGCAAGGTGGTTTCCCGACAAACGAGGTCTAGTAGTTGGCTTAACGGTTCTAGGTCTTGGCATTTCAGCTGCTATTGTTGGACCACTAGCAGACTACATAGCTATGTGTTTAGGACCCCAAATTATGCTGAGGGTTCTTGGCATAATGTTCTTTGCAATCATGGTTATCTCAGCTTCATCCCTACGATTCCCACCAAGTGATTGGTCTCCTTCTAAACAAGATTCTTTAAGGTTACAGAAGGTCGTTATGAGCATGGATTTAAGTAGGGAAGAGATGATTAGGACCCATACTTTCTATGCCCTCTGGATCTGCTTTATGATTGGTTCTCTATCCGGTTTAATGGCTATCGGCACATCGAAGCAAGTTGGCTTAGAAGTCGCCACTAATATAGGTATGAGTGAGCAGGAGGCGTCGCCCATGCTTACAGCTCTCACAGCTTTATTCGCTACGTGTAACGCTCTCGGACGCCCCTTCTTCGGCTGGTTAACTGATAAGCTCACTCCAAAGAGGGTTGCGATGATCTCCTTCATGCTAATCTTCGTAGCGTCTGCATTAATGTTTATGTCGCAAACCTCTCTCCAAGCCTATACACTTACATTTGCAATTCTATGGTTTAACTTAGGGGGTTGGTTAGCGATAGCTCCAGCCTCGACTGCTTTCTTCTTCGGAATTAGGGATTATGCGAGAAATTATGGACTCGTGTTTACAGCTTACGGGGTTGGTGCTTTCACAGGAAACTTGATGGCTGGGTGTGCAAAGGACCTTCTAGGGTCGTATATCTCGGTATTCCCTATACTTGCCATGTTGTCAATACTGGGCGTAATCGTGGCAAGATGCTTAAATCCTCCCTTGAAACCTTAA
- a CDS encoding FmdE family protein has product MVSEGLIIRAKELHGHVCPFLVLGLRASEIAMKRLGVERSSEAVTISEELIAIVECNNCFADGVQVATGCTFGNNCLVYLDLGKNAVTLVKRGDWNGVRVYIDRGRLDKYFSGEAMELFEKVVVKREGSPEDVDRLRKMWGEIAYSMREVPEEEFKIEKVKVMGIERAPMFENVRCDFCGELAMKTRAHVVDGRAVCLGCMGECEAVVGRGIVKKFKIPFVRG; this is encoded by the coding sequence ATGGTGAGTGAGGGCCTAATCATAAGAGCAAAGGAGCTACACGGACACGTATGTCCCTTTCTAGTCTTGGGCCTAAGGGCGTCAGAGATAGCAATGAAGAGGCTTGGCGTGGAGCGATCTAGTGAGGCCGTGACTATCAGCGAAGAGCTCATAGCTATTGTTGAGTGTAATAACTGCTTTGCCGACGGTGTGCAAGTGGCAACTGGTTGCACGTTCGGGAACAACTGCTTGGTCTACTTGGACTTGGGGAAGAACGCTGTGACCCTAGTTAAGAGGGGCGACTGGAATGGCGTGAGAGTTTACATCGACAGGGGTAGACTTGACAAGTACTTTAGCGGAGAGGCTATGGAGCTCTTCGAGAAGGTCGTGGTGAAGAGAGAGGGGTCGCCTGAAGATGTCGATAGGCTGCGAAAGATGTGGGGCGAGATAGCCTACTCCATGAGAGAGGTCCCCGAGGAGGAGTTCAAGATTGAGAAGGTCAAGGTGATGGGGATCGAGAGGGCGCCGATGTTCGAGAATGTCAGGTGCGATTTCTGTGGAGAGCTGGCCATGAAGACGAGGGCTCACGTGGTTGATGGAAGGGCGGTCTGCTTGGGTTGTATGGGCGAGTGCGAGGCAGTTGTTGGAAGGGGAATAGTCAAGAAGTTCAAGATACCCTTCGTGAGGGGATAG
- a CDS encoding ABC transporter substrate-binding protein, whose protein sequence is MNRRGLAKIYLGVIVAILVVAVSAAYFALTIQHGGGLHRTGLQEELRIVDIVGRNVTLPKNVSRIIAIGPGMLRLVCYLNATDMLVGVEESETRWGFTGRDYAMAYGELFRRLPVIGPGGPGRPPAPELILAVKPDLIIMHRGYCEFYDPDRLQRETNATVIVMDYGPAGQLDIEGFAWAMKVLGKALNREERAKQLIKFVESIRDDLNKRTTNITSRPKVYVGAISHRGPQPFTTTQTPFPPLTLLNTRSIADKYSNTTGVFFWDFETIIVEQPEIIFIDENNLATVKSDFDKDPRKYRQLNAFREGKVYGMLPYNYYHTNIAVALADAYWIGKVLYPDKFKDVDPVAKADEIFIFFLGKPLYEEYAKAYGGFINLAWMFKVP, encoded by the coding sequence ATGAACAGGAGGGGTCTAGCTAAGATCTACTTGGGAGTCATAGTAGCGATTCTAGTTGTAGCGGTATCGGCAGCCTACTTTGCATTAACGATTCAACATGGAGGGGGGCTGCATCGCACAGGCCTCCAAGAAGAGCTACGGATAGTCGACATCGTTGGAAGAAACGTCACGCTTCCAAAGAATGTTAGTCGCATAATAGCGATAGGCCCTGGGATGCTTAGACTCGTGTGCTACTTGAACGCGACAGACATGCTCGTAGGCGTTGAGGAGAGCGAGACACGATGGGGCTTTACTGGGAGAGACTACGCCATGGCTTACGGCGAGCTCTTTAGGAGGCTTCCAGTGATAGGGCCAGGTGGACCCGGTAGGCCACCAGCTCCTGAGCTAATACTGGCCGTGAAGCCCGACCTAATAATAATGCACAGGGGGTACTGCGAATTCTACGATCCCGACAGGCTACAACGCGAAACTAACGCTACGGTCATCGTCATGGACTATGGTCCAGCTGGTCAGCTCGACATAGAGGGCTTCGCTTGGGCGATGAAGGTTCTCGGAAAGGCTCTCAATCGCGAGGAGAGGGCTAAGCAGCTGATAAAGTTTGTTGAGAGCATTCGTGATGACCTGAATAAGCGAACAACCAACATCACCTCAAGGCCCAAGGTTTATGTGGGTGCCATCTCCCATAGAGGTCCTCAACCCTTCACAACAACTCAGACCCCATTCCCACCACTAACTCTGCTGAACACCCGTTCAATTGCAGACAAGTACTCCAACACGACTGGAGTCTTCTTCTGGGACTTCGAGACCATAATAGTTGAGCAGCCTGAGATAATCTTCATAGACGAGAACAATCTAGCGACGGTCAAGAGCGATTTCGATAAAGATCCGCGCAAGTATAGGCAATTGAACGCCTTCCGTGAGGGTAAGGTCTACGGGATGCTACCGTACAACTACTACCACACCAATATCGCCGTAGCCTTGGCTGACGCCTACTGGATAGGCAAGGTGCTCTATCCGGATAAGTTCAAGGACGTCGATCCAGTAGCGAAGGCAGATGAGATCTTCATCTTCTTCCTAGGGAAGCCACTCTATGAAGAGTACGCGAAGGCCTACGGCGGCTTCATAAACCTGGCCTGGATGTTCAAGGTGCCCTAA
- a CDS encoding iron ABC transporter permease — MRRRRKLTLASIILLTFFLVPVSIYLGWYKASILDILRVLFAPDDSPLSTIIWDLRLRRVLAAIIIGAVLGGSGTAIQACMRNPLASPFTFGLSHAASLGVAVALLALHGGVIQRYHIYVYNPFIVSMSAFTFSLIQVVIILALAYRVGLSPVALVLSAIAISFAYQAALYLLQYLYLNEILVSTIVFWTFGDVGRIAWMELHFVALVSLVVVIPYLIYRSFDYDLILSGDDLAKSSGISPKRIRLETTVIAALGTALATSFVGVIGFICLVAPHAARLLVGGSHRYLMPTSMAMGSLLLALADTIGRTVIAPTIIPVGIMTSMIGVPLLLYLMMGGGRRYGHGD; from the coding sequence ATGCGTAGGAGGAGGAAGCTCACCCTAGCTTCCATAATCCTCCTCACTTTTTTCCTCGTCCCGGTCTCCATCTACTTGGGCTGGTACAAGGCCTCGATACTGGACATCCTACGCGTCCTCTTCGCCCCAGACGACAGTCCGCTCTCGACCATAATCTGGGACTTGAGGCTTAGGAGGGTCTTGGCGGCCATAATCATAGGGGCTGTTTTAGGGGGCTCTGGGACCGCCATACAGGCGTGTATGAGGAACCCTCTAGCCTCCCCGTTCACCTTCGGCCTATCTCACGCAGCCTCCCTAGGGGTGGCGGTAGCCCTCCTAGCCCTGCACGGAGGCGTGATTCAGCGCTACCACATATACGTCTACAACCCCTTCATCGTCTCGATGTCCGCGTTCACCTTTTCACTAATTCAAGTCGTCATAATCTTGGCGCTAGCCTACAGGGTTGGACTTAGCCCAGTCGCCCTAGTTCTCTCAGCAATAGCCATCTCGTTCGCCTATCAAGCTGCACTATATCTACTACAGTACTTGTACCTTAACGAGATACTTGTCTCCACGATCGTATTCTGGACCTTTGGGGATGTCGGGAGGATTGCTTGGATGGAGCTGCACTTCGTAGCTCTAGTCTCACTAGTTGTAGTTATCCCCTACCTAATCTATCGAAGCTTCGACTACGACTTGATCCTAAGCGGAGATGACTTGGCCAAGTCCTCCGGCATAAGCCCTAAAAGGATTAGGTTGGAGACGACGGTCATCGCGGCACTCGGGACTGCCCTTGCGACATCCTTTGTTGGTGTCATAGGCTTCATATGCCTCGTGGCGCCTCACGCGGCCAGGCTGTTGGTGGGCGGGAGCCATAGGTACCTAATGCCAACCTCAATGGCCATGGGTTCGCTACTACTAGCGCTCGCAGACACCATTGGGAGGACGGTTATAGCACCAACGATAATACCCGTTGGAATAATGACTTCCATGATTGGCGTTCCTCTATTGCTCTACCTCATGATGGGGGGTGGAAGGAGGTATGGTCATGGAGATTAA
- a CDS encoding ABC transporter ATP-binding protein — protein sequence MVMEIKVKDVKVLYKSVKALDGVSLSVRNGEVLSLVGPNGAGKSTLLKVINGIVRPKYGTVYLDQKSLSSLPPLDIAKKIGYVPQRLNIIGMLTVYDFVMSGRRPYIRFMPTKVDEKKAYEALKTVNATNLVDRALTELSGGELQRVIIARALAGEPEVLLLDEPTSNLDIRHQLEIQRIIVELRARGLITIVATHDLTFAYRTSDKILMLNHGKVFAAGKPDDVLTPENIAKVYGVKPLIIKECRLIVPEEIV from the coding sequence ATGGTCATGGAGATTAAGGTAAAGGACGTGAAGGTACTCTACAAGAGCGTCAAGGCTCTAGACGGCGTCTCATTGTCTGTTAGGAATGGCGAGGTGTTATCGCTGGTGGGACCAAATGGTGCTGGTAAGAGCACACTTCTAAAGGTAATCAATGGGATAGTAAGGCCAAAATATGGCACAGTGTACTTGGACCAGAAGTCTCTGAGCTCGCTCCCCCCACTGGACATTGCGAAGAAGATTGGTTATGTCCCGCAGAGACTTAACATCATTGGGATGCTGACGGTCTACGATTTCGTAATGAGTGGGAGGAGGCCCTACATAAGGTTCATGCCCACCAAAGTAGATGAGAAGAAGGCGTACGAAGCGCTAAAGACAGTCAACGCCACGAACCTCGTAGACAGGGCCTTGACGGAGCTGAGTGGTGGAGAGCTGCAAAGAGTCATCATTGCTAGAGCGCTCGCGGGGGAGCCAGAAGTGCTCTTACTTGATGAGCCCACAAGCAACCTAGACATAAGGCATCAGCTTGAGATCCAAAGGATCATAGTGGAGCTGAGGGCGAGAGGCTTGATAACGATAGTAGCCACGCACGACCTGACATTTGCCTACAGGACATCAGACAAGATCCTGATGTTGAACCACGGAAAGGTCTTTGCTGCTGGAAAACCGGATGATGTGCTGACCCCAGAGAACATAGCCAAGGTCTACGGCGTTAAACCCCTCATCATTAAGGAGTGCAGGCTTATTGTCCCAGAAGAGATCGTATGA
- a CDS encoding ASKHA domain-containing protein gives MQNITIKFLPEGKNVEVPIGSTLLEAALKASLDVASLCGGRGICGKCRVKVIEGLESLSPYSDAEKRLLSIEELSLGLRLACQVKVLRSVVVEIPESSRLGRQRLVILGREPELKVAPIIKKIYLELERPTLDRPEADDLRLLSKLSELGYGSNTRIGYTAAKKLPEVLRSSDWRITVVMRCEGMEEIIDVEPGDTRHRLYGYAVDIGTTKVAGFLVDLTNGSLIHADGIMNPQVPYGEDVISRITYAIQSHENLEKLKEEVVKGINELIERACSSAQISHEEIYEVVVVGNTVMHHLFFGLNPKYLGLNPYPPVIAKPYCTKASNVGLKINPEAYVCSLPNIAGFIGSDAVGCILATRIHEMDDIALLIDIGTNTEIVLGCKDFLYACSAASGPAFEGAHIKFGMRASSGAIESVSISNDGLEVSYRTVDDAKPRGICGSGIIDAIAGMLKEGVIDTSGRIIDRGHNPRIRRGPQGLEYVLAWRGETATGVDDIVVTQQDVREVQKAKAAIQTGWRILTKKLSISTHDIRRVFIAGAFGLYINPMSAMIIGMLPEMPLDNIEYVGNAAGTGARMALKSVHVRREAEVIAETVKYVELAIDPDFVVEYVNSMSLPHADPLLYPEVMKRIKAPYASKIYRKPSSSTTV, from the coding sequence TTGCAGAACATCACCATTAAGTTCCTACCTGAAGGTAAGAATGTTGAGGTTCCCATTGGGTCCACATTACTTGAAGCTGCCCTAAAGGCTAGTCTTGATGTAGCTTCTCTTTGTGGCGGTCGTGGAATATGCGGCAAGTGTAGGGTTAAGGTTATCGAAGGCCTTGAGAGCTTGAGTCCGTACAGCGATGCTGAGAAGAGGCTTTTAAGCATTGAAGAGTTAAGTCTGGGTCTTAGGCTTGCCTGTCAAGTTAAAGTCTTGAGGTCTGTAGTAGTCGAGATCCCTGAGAGTAGCAGGTTAGGTAGGCAGAGGCTTGTTATCTTAGGGCGTGAGCCTGAACTTAAGGTAGCTCCCATTATCAAGAAGATCTACTTAGAGCTCGAGAGACCAACATTGGATAGACCTGAAGCTGATGACTTGAGGCTATTAAGTAAGTTATCAGAGCTAGGTTATGGCTCAAACACTAGAATCGGCTACACTGCAGCTAAGAAGTTGCCCGAAGTTCTTAGGTCAAGCGATTGGAGGATAACCGTGGTTATGCGATGTGAGGGCATGGAGGAGATAATTGATGTGGAGCCTGGAGATACACGTCATAGACTCTATGGTTATGCAGTTGATATAGGGACAACTAAAGTAGCTGGCTTCCTCGTGGATCTAACTAACGGCTCCCTAATCCACGCCGATGGAATCATGAACCCACAAGTTCCATACGGCGAGGACGTGATTTCAAGGATAACGTACGCCATCCAGAGTCACGAGAACCTCGAGAAGTTGAAGGAAGAGGTCGTGAAGGGAATTAATGAGCTTATAGAGAGAGCTTGCTCAAGCGCTCAAATCTCTCACGAGGAAATCTATGAGGTGGTGGTTGTTGGCAACACGGTCATGCATCACCTATTCTTTGGCCTTAACCCAAAGTACCTGGGGCTTAACCCGTACCCTCCAGTAATAGCGAAGCCTTACTGCACGAAGGCATCGAATGTTGGCTTAAAGATTAACCCCGAAGCCTATGTATGCTCGCTTCCAAACATAGCCGGCTTCATCGGCTCTGATGCTGTTGGATGCATACTCGCTACCCGAATTCATGAGATGGATGATATTGCTCTACTAATTGATATCGGCACCAACACTGAAATAGTTCTAGGCTGCAAAGATTTCCTCTACGCTTGTTCAGCAGCCTCAGGCCCGGCATTTGAAGGAGCGCACATAAAGTTTGGAATGAGAGCTTCCAGTGGAGCCATAGAATCAGTCTCCATAAGCAATGACGGATTAGAAGTTTCATACAGAACAGTAGACGACGCTAAACCTAGAGGCATATGCGGCTCAGGCATTATTGACGCTATAGCTGGAATGTTAAAGGAGGGGGTTATTGATACGAGCGGGAGGATTATCGATAGAGGGCACAACCCAAGGATAAGAAGGGGCCCTCAAGGACTCGAATACGTTTTAGCATGGAGGGGAGAGACAGCTACGGGAGTTGATGATATAGTGGTAACTCAGCAAGATGTAAGAGAGGTCCAGAAGGCTAAAGCAGCAATTCAAACGGGGTGGCGCATATTAACAAAGAAGCTCTCGATAAGCACGCACGACATAAGGAGGGTGTTCATAGCCGGCGCGTTTGGCCTCTACATTAACCCAATGAGCGCCATGATCATAGGCATGCTCCCTGAAATGCCGCTTGATAACATTGAGTATGTTGGGAATGCTGCTGGCACTGGAGCTAGAATGGCTCTAAAGTCCGTGCACGTAAGGCGGGAAGCCGAGGTTATTGCCGAGACGGTCAAATACGTGGAACTTGCTATCGACCCAGACTTTGTGGTTGAATATGTAAACTCTATGAGCCTTCCTCATGCCGACCCGTTATTGTATCCCGAGGTGATGAAAAGGATAAAGGCACCATATGCATCGAAAATTTACCGTAAGCCGTCAAGCAGTACGACCGTATAA
- a CDS encoding DUF429 domain-containing protein, whose product MSVCFLGLDLAALSTRPTGYCVLYLDMCCDVGIVFSDDDILRLAVSVKPKVIAIDSPLSLAIDGGALRKCDLEARKRGYMVLPLSMPNMAKLTVRGMKLRDRLSALGFEVIEVFPTGAFKVLGLTPPKRNFKEALNGLRRLGLRLNKAETVHELDAAISAYVAYKYVKSEVEVLGDPREGVIIMPML is encoded by the coding sequence TTGAGTGTTTGCTTTCTAGGTCTTGATTTAGCAGCTCTGAGCACTAGGCCTACTGGCTACTGTGTGCTGTATCTAGATATGTGCTGTGATGTTGGTATTGTATTTAGCGACGATGATATCTTGAGGCTTGCTGTTAGTGTCAAGCCCAAGGTTATAGCTATAGACTCCCCCTTATCTCTTGCGATTGATGGCGGGGCTCTTAGAAAGTGTGATTTAGAGGCCAGGAAGAGGGGCTACATGGTCTTACCCCTTAGCATGCCGAACATGGCCAAGTTGACAGTGAGGGGCATGAAGTTGAGAGATAGGCTTAGTGCTTTAGGCTTTGAAGTTATTGAAGTTTTTCCAACCGGTGCCTTCAAGGTTCTTGGCTTGACCCCACCTAAGAGGAATTTTAAAGAGGCTCTAAATGGTCTCAGGAGGCTTGGATTGAGGCTTAACAAGGCTGAGACTGTTCACGAGCTTGATGCCGCAATATCGGCTTACGTTGCCTACAAGTACGTTAAGAGCGAAGTTGAAGTACTTGGCGATCCGAGAGAGGGGGTCATAATCATGCCAATGCTTTAA
- a CDS encoding DUF4443 domain-containing protein, which yields MDPREVVRIIDSALSSQDVGPAPRFDEYHIIKSIMIILKEKTIGRVRLSRILSIGEGSARTMVSRMKALGIIEESKAGCTLTALGHNLAEALSLRIPMVADVQVGELGVDGFSVGILVRGVSDRVDVIKLRDEAVRRGARALITMILIDGRLAMPTVEDNVMARWPKLASNIIEVFRPIRGDVILIGVADNRLMAEKGALMAAWTLAFKWTI from the coding sequence ATGGATCCAAGAGAAGTAGTAAGAATCATAGACTCTGCTTTGTCTAGCCAGGATGTAGGTCCAGCTCCTAGGTTTGATGAATATCACATCATTAAGTCTATCATGATCATATTGAAAGAGAAGACTATTGGTAGAGTTAGGCTCTCAAGGATCCTATCGATAGGTGAGGGTAGTGCTAGAACCATGGTTTCAAGGATGAAGGCCCTTGGGATAATTGAAGAGTCGAAAGCTGGCTGCACTTTAACGGCACTCGGTCATAATCTGGCTGAGGCCTTAAGTTTGAGGATCCCAATGGTAGCAGATGTCCAAGTGGGTGAGCTCGGAGTGGATGGATTTAGTGTTGGAATCTTGGTTAGAGGGGTTTCTGATAGGGTTGACGTCATTAAGCTAAGGGATGAAGCTGTTAGGAGGGGTGCTAGGGCTCTAATAACCATGATCTTAATTGATGGTAGGCTTGCGATGCCAACAGTTGAAGATAACGTTATGGCCAGGTGGCCAAAATTAGCTAGTAATATTATTGAAGTCTTTAGACCTATAAGAGGTGATGTTATTCTGATAGGCGTAGCGGATAATCGCTTAATGGCTGAGAAGGGAGCGCTTATGGCTGCTTGGACCTTAGCATTTAAGTGGACTATATAA
- a CDS encoding sulfide-dependent adenosine diphosphate thiazole synthase → MTLGLVTMKVKSLPEDEITRIIVESASKEWIEVSNVDVVIVGAGPSGMTAARYLAKKGFRVVVFERKLSFGGGIGGGGMLFHKVVLGEPADQVLREAGCKLIPAGNGIYVADAAEMIAKLASGAIDAGARIIMGVTVDDVIYRENPLRVEGVCIQWSAVQIAGLHVDPMFVRSRAVVDATGHDAEVITIASKKIPNISLTMVGEKSAYSELSEQLIIEKTGKVIDGLYVAGMAVASVHGLPRMGPIFGAMLLSGKIVAEVIERDLKRR, encoded by the coding sequence ATGACTCTTGGGCTGGTTACTATGAAGGTTAAGAGTCTGCCTGAGGATGAAATAACCAGGATAATAGTTGAAAGTGCAAGTAAAGAGTGGATTGAGGTCTCTAATGTAGATGTAGTTATTGTAGGTGCAGGTCCATCAGGGATGACCGCTGCTCGGTATCTAGCTAAAAAGGGTTTTAGGGTCGTCGTGTTTGAGAGAAAGCTTAGCTTCGGTGGTGGTATAGGTGGTGGGGGCATGCTCTTCCACAAAGTGGTTCTAGGTGAACCAGCTGACCAGGTATTAAGGGAGGCAGGCTGTAAGCTCATACCGGCTGGTAATGGCATATACGTGGCTGATGCAGCTGAGATGATAGCTAAGTTGGCTTCAGGTGCGATTGATGCTGGAGCCAGGATAATAATGGGCGTCACGGTCGATGACGTCATATATCGAGAGAATCCATTGAGGGTTGAGGGCGTATGTATACAGTGGAGTGCAGTTCAAATAGCGGGCCTCCACGTAGATCCCATGTTCGTGAGGTCTAGAGCGGTCGTAGATGCTACAGGTCACGATGCCGAGGTCATAACAATAGCCTCCAAGAAAATCCCCAACATATCGCTTACAATGGTTGGAGAGAAATCAGCCTACAGTGAGCTATCAGAGCAATTAATCATTGAGAAGACGGGGAAGGTAATTGATGGCCTCTACGTTGCAGGCATGGCCGTAGCCTCAGTCCACGGACTTCCAAGAATGGGACCAATCTTCGGCGCAATGCTCCTCTCAGGAAAGATAGTAGCTGAGGTAATTGAGAGAGATCTAAAGAGAAGATGA
- a CDS encoding ferritin-like domain-containing protein has product MYTSLVEFIKKQIEVENEIAKSLNEVLDKMQNPIVKEVLRGISLDSVKHGHMYASALSILTATPQVLSKKELEEHRSIVEKHIRIEAELIESINKILPTVENEKVKFLLTAILNDERRHHELLRHVLEVIVRGETVTEGDLWDLLWKSAPFHGAPGG; this is encoded by the coding sequence GTGTATACTAGCTTAGTGGAGTTCATTAAGAAGCAGATTGAAGTTGAGAATGAGATAGCAAAGTCCCTTAATGAGGTCTTAGATAAAATGCAGAACCCGATCGTTAAGGAGGTTTTGAGGGGCATATCATTGGACTCCGTCAAGCACGGACATATGTATGCTTCAGCTTTAAGCATTCTAACCGCTACGCCTCAAGTCTTATCCAAGAAGGAGCTTGAGGAGCATAGGAGTATAGTAGAGAAGCACATACGTATAGAGGCTGAGTTAATTGAGAGTATAAACAAGATTCTACCAACAGTGGAGAATGAGAAGGTGAAGTTCCTCTTAACAGCGATATTAAATGACGAGAGGAGACATCATGAGCTCTTGAGGCATGTCCTAGAGGTAATTGTTCGTGGAGAGACTGTGACTGAAGGTGATCTATGGGATCTCTTATGGAAGAGCGCTCCATTCCATGGAGCCCCTGGAGGATGA